Proteins from one Clostridium cellulovorans 743B genomic window:
- a CDS encoding CpsD/CapB family tyrosine-protein kinase: MLKSLVTHLDPKSVISETYRTLRTNIQYANIDGDLRSIIITSSSPSEGKSTTVANLAIATAQTGKKILIIDADLRKPSVHKKFGISNQLGLTNVLTEQCEIFSAIQKSEVRNLYILASGPIPPNPSELLGSKKMQNLLDLLKSKFDMVIIDTPPVLAVTDSQILSTEVDGVILVAVYGKTDKKALIKAKERLDKVDANLLGSILTRVPANSKNGSSYYYYYYGEKKAK; this comes from the coding sequence ATGCTTAAATCCTTAGTTACTCACTTAGATCCAAAATCAGTAATTTCTGAAACTTATAGAACTTTAAGAACTAATATACAATATGCTAATATAGATGGAGATTTACGCTCAATTATAATCACCTCCTCTTCACCGTCAGAAGGAAAAAGCACCACCGTTGCTAATTTAGCCATAGCAACTGCTCAAACTGGGAAAAAGATTCTTATAATAGATGCAGATCTTAGAAAACCTAGTGTTCATAAAAAATTTGGAATAAGCAATCAATTAGGACTTACTAATGTTCTCACTGAACAATGTGAAATTTTTTCAGCTATTCAAAAGTCTGAAGTTAGAAATTTATATATTTTAGCCAGTGGTCCTATTCCACCGAATCCCTCAGAATTATTGGGCTCAAAAAAAATGCAAAATCTTTTAGATTTACTAAAAAGTAAATTTGATATGGTAATTATAGACACACCACCAGTACTAGCAGTAACAGATTCGCAAATACTTTCAACTGAAGTTGATGGAGTTATATTAGTTGCTGTTTATGGTAAAACGGATAAAAAAGCCTTGATCAAAGCAAAAGAACGTTTGGATAAAGTTGATGCAAATTTATTAGGTTCAATTCTAACAAGAGTACCTGCAAACTCAAAAAATGGAAGCTCATATTACTATTATTATTATGGAGAAAAAAAAGCTAAATGA
- the fba gene encoding class II fructose-1,6-bisphosphate aldolase, whose protein sequence is MLVSAKEMLNAARDGKYAVGQFNINNLEWTKAILLTAQENKSPVILGVSEGAGKYMGGYKTIVGMVNGLLEELNITVPVALHLDHGSYEGCFKAMEAGFSSIMFDGSHYPIAENIAKTTELVKITGEKGLSLEAEVGSIGGEEDGVVGTGEVADPAECKSIADLGVTMLAAGIGNIHGKYPANWTGLNFEVLAKIKEATGDMPLVLHGGTGIPESMIKEGISLGVAKINVNTECQLSFAEATRKYIEAGKDLQSKGFDPRKLLAPGFEAIKATVKEKMELFGSVNRA, encoded by the coding sequence ATGTTAGTATCAGCTAAAGAAATGCTAAATGCAGCTAGAGATGGAAAATATGCTGTAGGACAATTCAATATCAATAACTTAGAATGGACAAAGGCAATATTATTAACTGCACAAGAAAACAAATCACCAGTTATATTAGGTGTATCTGAAGGTGCAGGAAAATATATGGGTGGTTATAAAACTATAGTTGGAATGGTTAATGGTCTTCTTGAAGAATTAAACATAACTGTTCCAGTAGCATTACATTTAGATCACGGTAGCTATGAAGGTTGCTTTAAGGCTATGGAAGCTGGATTCTCATCAATAATGTTTGATGGTTCTCACTACCCAATAGCAGAAAATATAGCTAAAACAACTGAATTAGTAAAAATCACAGGTGAAAAAGGTCTTTCTTTAGAAGCTGAAGTTGGATCAATCGGTGGAGAAGAAGATGGAGTTGTTGGTACTGGTGAAGTTGCTGATCCAGCAGAATGTAAATCAATTGCTGACTTAGGAGTTACTATGTTAGCTGCTGGTATCGGAAATATCCATGGAAAATACCCAGCAAACTGGACTGGATTAAACTTCGAAGTATTAGCAAAAATCAAAGAAGCAACTGGCGATATGCCATTAGTATTACACGGTGGTACTGGTATTCCTGAATCAATGATAAAAGAAGGTATCTCTTTAGGAGTTGCTAAAATCAACGTTAATACTGAATGCCAATTATCTTTTGCTGAAGCTACTAGAAAATATATAGAAGCTGGAAAAGACCTACAAAGCAAAGGCTTTGACCCAAGAAAATTATTAGCTCCAGGTTTTGAAGCTATAAAAGCAACAGTTAAAGAAAAAATGGAACTTTTCGGTTCTGTAAACAGAGCTTAA
- a CDS encoding Blp family class II bacteriocin, with product MENFKTLSEVELHQIDGGKWKWKKIIKIAAAVAGTVVTIASGGAAAPAVIGGAIAVANEL from the coding sequence ATGGAAAATTTTAAGACATTATCTGAAGTTGAACTTCATCAAATTGATGGTGGAAAGTGGAAATGGAAAAAGATCATTAAAATAGCTGCTGCTGTAGCTGGAACAGTTGTTACTATAGCTTCTGGCGGAGCTGCTGCCCCTGCTGTAATAGGCGGAGCTATTGCTGTTGCTAATGAACTTTAA
- a CDS encoding tyrosine-protein phosphatase: MIDFHSHIIPNIDDGAENIATTLEMLKISYGEGTSCICATPHFIPEEMEISRSSYDILFKEVVYKKSANIKIITGLELYMSPSIPNLWDKKKIWGINDTNYLIIELPLNSYPNYADDVFYELSIRGVKPIIAHPERNIYLQNNLSKMKDLLGKDILFQVNSGSLTGKFGEDAKNTAHDLVKRNMVHLLGSDAHGSDSRTPKIRKAFDLIKDMNLELYNWILSNEENIINGKPVLPLPIKEEEKKKTIFSFLKKKRK, from the coding sequence ATGATAGATTTTCATAGCCACATTATTCCTAATATAGATGATGGGGCAGAAAATATTGCTACGACTTTAGAGATGCTTAAAATTAGCTATGGCGAAGGTACAAGCTGTATATGTGCAACGCCACATTTTATACCAGAAGAGATGGAAATTTCAAGATCATCTTATGATATTCTTTTTAAAGAAGTAGTCTATAAAAAATCTGCCAACATTAAAATCATTACTGGATTAGAATTATATATGAGCCCCAGCATTCCAAACCTTTGGGATAAAAAAAAGATTTGGGGAATAAATGATACAAACTACTTAATAATTGAACTTCCACTAAACAGCTATCCAAACTATGCTGATGATGTTTTTTATGAATTATCAATCCGTGGTGTTAAACCTATAATTGCTCATCCCGAACGGAATATATATCTCCAGAATAATCTTAGCAAAATGAAAGATTTACTAGGTAAAGACATCTTATTTCAAGTTAATTCCGGAAGTTTAACAGGTAAATTTGGAGAAGATGCAAAGAACACTGCTCATGATTTAGTTAAAAGAAATATGGTTCATCTTTTGGGGAGTGATGCCCATGGAAGCGATTCTAGAACTCCCAAAATCCGTAAAGCATTTGATTTAATTAAAGATATGAACCTTGAATTATATAATTGGATTTTATCTAATGAAGAAAATATAATTAACGGAAAACCTGTGCTTCCACTTCCTATCAAAGAAGAAGAAAAGAAAAAGACTATCTTCTCTTTTCTGAAAAAAAAGAGAAAGTAA
- a CDS encoding carbonic anhydrase: protein MKKILSLTLVASMLMLSVGCTSDKKEKLSRSAEDTSAAVQRLVDGDKEYIKSNTNEAEITSEIRTDTAKNGQKPYAVVVTCSDSRVPPEHIFSAGLGELFVIRTAGNVVDDYEIGSVEYGVEHLGAKVVLVLGHTGCGAVKATVEGGAEGKIETIVEEIHKAIGNEKDMEKCVELNVENTKKKLSEDEGIKEKVKAGEVKVIGGIYDIETGEVKLLDN from the coding sequence ATGAAAAAAATTTTAAGTTTGACATTAGTTGCATCAATGCTTATGTTGTCAGTAGGATGTACTAGTGATAAAAAAGAAAAACTTTCTAGGTCAGCAGAAGATACTTCAGCTGCTGTTCAAAGGTTAGTAGATGGAGATAAGGAATACATAAAATCAAACACTAATGAAGCTGAAATAACTTCAGAAATCCGTACTGATACTGCAAAAAATGGACAAAAACCTTATGCTGTTGTTGTTACTTGTTCAGATTCACGTGTACCACCAGAACATATTTTTAGTGCTGGTTTAGGTGAATTATTTGTAATCAGAACTGCAGGAAATGTTGTTGATGATTATGAAATTGGTAGTGTGGAATATGGTGTAGAACATTTAGGGGCAAAAGTAGTATTAGTTTTAGGACATACAGGCTGTGGTGCTGTAAAAGCAACTGTAGAAGGTGGAGCTGAAGGTAAAATCGAAACTATAGTAGAGGAAATTCACAAAGCTATAGGTAATGAAAAAGACATGGAAAAATGTGTAGAATTAAATGTAGAAAACACTAAAAAGAAACTTAGTGAAGATGAAGGTATTAAAGAAAAAGTTAAAGCTGGGGAAGTAAAGGTCATTGGTGGTATATACGATATTGAAACAGGAGAAGTAAAACTATTAGATAACTAA
- a CDS encoding YveK family protein gives MELKEYWYIIKKRLILIISFTLLCGAISGIITTFVIDKIYTADISVLIGKQESSDSEKTSTTYNDILMYQKIVKTYSQIAKSRKVADDVKEKLSLNMSSGALLGSMSVSSSTDTEFMTIRFSSKDPELAAKITNQWAASLKEISKKIKGSDNVQILDNALVPSSPSSPNVRSNVIMTLFFGFVLSIGLTFLVDYLDNTVKSEDDLSKILDSTVLGSIPDLKFEE, from the coding sequence ATGGAACTAAAAGAATACTGGTATATCATAAAGAAACGATTGATTCTCATTATTTCTTTTACACTGCTTTGTGGTGCTATTTCAGGAATCATTACCACTTTTGTAATCGATAAGATATATACTGCTGACATTTCTGTTTTAATTGGTAAACAGGAATCCTCTGATTCTGAAAAAACATCAACTACCTATAACGATATTCTTATGTATCAAAAAATTGTTAAAACTTATAGTCAAATTGCCAAATCTCGTAAAGTTGCAGACGATGTTAAAGAAAAATTGTCACTAAATATGTCATCCGGAGCATTGCTAGGCTCCATGTCTGTATCTTCATCCACTGATACTGAATTTATGACTATAAGATTTTCTTCTAAAGATCCAGAATTGGCTGCTAAAATAACAAACCAATGGGCTGCTTCTTTAAAAGAAATAAGTAAAAAGATTAAGGGTAGTGATAATGTACAAATCCTTGATAATGCCCTAGTCCCATCAAGCCCCTCATCTCCAAACGTAAGATCTAATGTAATTATGACCTTATTTTTTGGTTTTGTCCTATCTATAGGCTTAACATTTTTGGTTGATTATTTAGATAATACAGTAAAATCAGAAGATGATTTATCTAAAATATTGGATTCTACTGTATTAGGTTCAATACCTGACTTAAAATTTGAAGAATAG